The following coding sequences lie in one Maribacter forsetii DSM 18668 genomic window:
- the infB gene encoding translation initiation factor IF-2, whose product MADNAKIRLNKVLRELNISLDRAVDFLNGKGHDVEARPTTKISDDVYQVLLDEFQTDKSKKVASKEVGEEKRKEKEAIRVRLEKEQEDRRLARERRNAESEDKTLVGKVELSGPKMVGKIDLNPKKKVEEEPVKETPKAEEKVAPKAEEKTAPKVEVKETRKVVLQGPKIVSQPVKKTEAKKEEPKVEAPKPAAPKAEESPKQEVKPEATKTEPTTDAPAEPEAPKTIETQYQKLSGPKIAGEKIDLSKFEKPKKKKEDKKPAAGADRKKRRRRIVTKNPSGPGQNRSTGKPGDRNKGRGRFAPVAKVEPTEEDVQKQVRETLEKLQGKSKKGKGAKYRRSKRDQHREQTEKDLEQQELENKVLKVTEFVTATEVATMMGVSTTEIISACMSLGIMVTMNQRLDAETLSIVAEEFGYEVDFVTADIEESIVEEEDAPEDLKHRAPIVTVMGHVDHGKTSLLDYIREENVIAGESGGITQHIGAYGVTLENGERIAFLDTPGHEAFTAMRARGAQVTDIAIIVIAADDDIMPQTKEAISHAQAAGVPIVFAINKVDKSTSNPDKIKEGLAQMNLLVEDWGGKIQSHDISAKTGLGVKELLEKVLLEAELLELKANPDKQATGTVVEAFLDKGKGYVSTVLVQSGTLKIGDYVLAGTTSGKIKAMQDERGNNIKTAGPSTPISILGLDGASQAGDKFYVLEDEREAKQIASRRSQLQREQSVRTQRHITLDEIGRRIALGDFKELNIILKGDVDGSVEALTDSFQKLSTDEIQVNIIHKAVGPITESDVLLASASDAVIIGFNVRPMGNAKAIAEKEEIDIRMYSIIYAAINDLKDAMEGMLSPEMKEEISGTAEIRETFKISKIGTIAGCMVTSGKIFRNSNIRLIRDGVVIYTGTLSSLKRFKDDVREVAKGYDCGLQIKNYNDINEGDIVEAFQEVAVKKKLKSK is encoded by the coding sequence ATGGCAGACAATGCAAAAATAAGGCTTAATAAAGTTCTTCGTGAACTTAATATTTCCTTGGATAGGGCAGTGGACTTTCTTAACGGAAAAGGACATGATGTGGAAGCGAGGCCTACCACAAAAATTTCCGATGACGTTTATCAAGTTTTGCTTGACGAGTTCCAGACGGATAAAAGCAAAAAGGTAGCTTCAAAAGAAGTTGGAGAGGAAAAGCGTAAGGAGAAAGAGGCAATTCGAGTTCGATTGGAAAAAGAGCAAGAAGATCGTCGCTTGGCCCGTGAGCGAAGAAACGCAGAATCTGAAGATAAAACCTTGGTTGGTAAAGTAGAGCTTTCCGGACCTAAGATGGTCGGTAAAATTGACCTAAATCCTAAGAAAAAAGTGGAAGAGGAGCCTGTTAAGGAAACTCCGAAAGCTGAGGAAAAAGTCGCTCCCAAGGCTGAAGAAAAGACTGCGCCTAAGGTTGAGGTGAAAGAAACAAGAAAGGTTGTACTACAAGGACCTAAAATAGTTTCCCAGCCTGTGAAAAAGACAGAGGCTAAGAAAGAAGAGCCTAAGGTTGAAGCTCCAAAGCCTGCTGCGCCAAAGGCTGAAGAATCTCCTAAGCAAGAAGTTAAACCGGAAGCTACGAAAACAGAGCCTACTACAGATGCTCCTGCAGAACCTGAAGCTCCCAAAACAATTGAGACCCAATATCAGAAATTATCAGGTCCGAAAATTGCTGGCGAGAAAATTGACCTTAGCAAGTTTGAGAAGCCTAAGAAAAAGAAAGAAGATAAAAAACCTGCCGCAGGCGCCGATCGTAAAAAGAGACGTAGAAGAATTGTCACAAAAAATCCTTCTGGGCCGGGTCAAAATAGAAGCACGGGAAAACCAGGTGATAGAAATAAAGGTAGAGGAAGATTTGCGCCAGTTGCAAAGGTTGAGCCTACCGAAGAAGATGTTCAAAAGCAAGTGCGTGAAACCCTAGAAAAACTTCAAGGTAAATCTAAGAAGGGGAAAGGGGCTAAGTACAGAAGAAGTAAAAGAGATCAGCACCGCGAGCAGACAGAGAAAGATCTAGAACAACAGGAATTAGAGAACAAGGTGCTTAAGGTAACCGAGTTCGTTACTGCGACTGAGGTTGCGACTATGATGGGTGTTTCTACAACTGAGATTATTTCTGCTTGTATGTCTTTAGGTATTATGGTGACCATGAATCAGCGTTTAGATGCTGAAACATTGTCTATTGTAGCTGAAGAATTTGGTTATGAAGTTGATTTCGTTACTGCAGATATTGAAGAAAGTATTGTAGAGGAGGAAGATGCTCCTGAAGATTTAAAACATAGAGCTCCGATTGTTACTGTAATGGGTCACGTGGATCACGGTAAAACTTCTTTGTTGGATTATATCCGTGAAGAAAATGTAATTGCCGGTGAAAGTGGTGGTATTACACAGCATATTGGTGCATACGGAGTAACACTTGAGAACGGAGAGCGAATTGCTTTCTTGGATACACCGGGTCACGAGGCGTTTACCGCGATGCGTGCAAGGGGTGCTCAGGTTACCGATATCGCAATTATTGTAATCGCGGCAGATGATGATATCATGCCACAGACGAAGGAGGCAATTAGTCATGCACAGGCTGCTGGTGTGCCAATCGTTTTTGCAATAAATAAAGTCGATAAGTCTACATCTAACCCTGATAAGATAAAGGAAGGTTTGGCTCAAATGAACTTGTTGGTAGAAGATTGGGGTGGTAAGATACAATCTCATGATATTTCTGCTAAGACCGGTTTAGGTGTTAAAGAGTTGTTGGAGAAAGTTTTACTTGAAGCTGAATTGTTAGAGTTAAAAGCTAATCCAGATAAGCAGGCTACGGGTACTGTTGTAGAAGCTTTCCTGGATAAAGGAAAAGGTTATGTGTCTACTGTTTTGGTTCAGTCGGGTACGCTTAAGATAGGTGATTATGTGTTGGCTGGTACCACTAGTGGTAAAATTAAGGCGATGCAGGATGAGAGAGGTAATAATATTAAGACTGCAGGGCCATCCACACCAATTTCTATTTTAGGTCTAGACGGTGCTTCGCAAGCTGGTGATAAGTTCTATGTACTGGAAGATGAACGTGAGGCGAAACAAATTGCATCAAGAAGATCTCAATTACAACGTGAGCAATCTGTTAGAACGCAGCGTCATATTACGTTAGATGAAATTGGACGTAGAATTGCGTTAGGTGATTTCAAAGAGCTTAACATTATACTTAAAGGTGATGTTGATGGTTCTGTAGAAGCGCTTACTGATTCTTTCCAGAAATTATCTACTGATGAAATCCAAGTAAATATTATCCATAAAGCAGTTGGTCCTATTACAGAGTCAGATGTGTTATTGGCTTCTGCATCAGATGCGGTCATTATCGGGTTTAATGTAAGACCTATGGGTAATGCTAAAGCTATTGCCGAGAAAGAAGAAATCGATATCCGTATGTATTCTATTATATACGCTGCGATCAACGATCTTAAGGATGCGATGGAAGGTATGTTGTCTCCTGAAATGAAAGAAGAGATTTCTGGTACTGCTGAAATTAGAGAAACATTCAAGATTTCTAAAATAGGTACTATTGCAGGTTGTATGGTAACCAGCGGTAAAATCTTTAGAAACTCTAATATTAGATTAATACGAGATGGCGTGGTTATTTATACAGGTACATTATCTTCATTAAAACGATTTAAAGATGATGTTAGAGAGGTAGCTAAAGGTTATGACTGTGGACTTCAAATTAAGAACTATAATGATATCAATGAAGGTGATATCGTTGAAGCATTCCAAGAGGTTGCGGTCAAGAAAAAGTTAAAGTCTAAGTAG
- a CDS encoding SPOR domain-containing protein, protein MKILSTIVVFACFTHFSHSQSANVNIEQDQKIDQLLEIYKSSLSNNEYYRIQVGFGNYAKAQKIKANVEEDFPELASKIDFDSPTYRVRVGRFTSRLDAERKFNEVRIKYPDAMLLKPKKSTK, encoded by the coding sequence ATGAAAATTCTAAGTACCATAGTGGTTTTTGCCTGTTTTACTCACTTTAGTCATTCACAAAGTGCAAACGTAAACATTGAGCAAGACCAAAAAATTGATCAGTTGCTTGAAATTTATAAATCTTCCTTAAGCAATAATGAATACTATAGAATACAAGTAGGTTTTGGCAATTACGCTAAAGCACAAAAAATAAAAGCAAATGTAGAAGAAGATTTTCCAGAACTAGCTTCTAAAATTGATTTCGACTCACCTACATACCGTGTAAGAGTCGGCAGGTTTACTTCTAGACTTGATGCCGAAAGAAAGTTTAACGAAGTACGAATCAAATATCCTGATGCAATGTTATTAAAACCAAAAAAATCGACCAAATAG
- a CDS encoding cytochrome c3 family protein, producing the protein MKKVPNRNQFSKILGFSLVLFLLFASPLTAQDDAAAAEATAVEAAGDGDAKNGKALFNQNCAACHALNRKMTGPALENVENRLSEDEGLDREWLYAWIKNSPGVIKSGDSYANKVYAEYNQAAMTAFPTLSNSDIDDILAYTAAPPPAAPKVAAGGAQVAAGESGGSSGISNEIILGALVLVFGLLVIMLLLVNKTLQRIAQANGIVIEKEDVVKRTPIWKAFVQNQFLVLVTAIFLLLGSAYFAYGWMMQVGVDQGYAPIQPIHYSHKIHAGDNKIECKYCHSSARVSKTSGIPSLNVCMNCHKSIYEYTGNPEGPSQEDLENGYTNDFYTGEIKKLYKAVGWDEQNQKYTGESQPIEWVRIHNLPDFAYFNHSQHVSVAGVECQTCHGPVEEMEIMEQYSPLTMGWCIDCHRETNVKVEGNEYYEKIHAELSKKYGVENLTAAQLGGLECGKCHY; encoded by the coding sequence ATGAAAAAGGTTCCAAACCGAAATCAGTTTTCTAAAATTTTAGGGTTTTCCCTAGTTTTATTTTTGCTTTTTGCAAGTCCGTTAACAGCGCAGGATGATGCTGCTGCTGCCGAAGCTACAGCTGTAGAGGCTGCTGGTGATGGTGACGCTAAAAATGGTAAGGCATTGTTCAATCAGAACTGTGCTGCATGTCATGCGTTAAACCGTAAAATGACAGGACCTGCATTAGAGAATGTGGAAAACAGATTAAGTGAAGATGAGGGTTTAGATAGGGAGTGGTTGTATGCTTGGATTAAGAATAGTCCTGGTGTGATTAAATCTGGTGACTCTTATGCTAACAAGGTTTATGCAGAGTACAATCAAGCTGCTATGACGGCTTTTCCAACCTTGTCTAATAGTGATATTGATGATATTTTAGCGTATACTGCTGCGCCACCGCCTGCTGCGCCTAAGGTTGCTGCTGGAGGTGCTCAAGTTGCTGCCGGTGAGTCTGGTGGTTCATCAGGAATTTCTAATGAAATCATACTTGGTGCTTTGGTGCTTGTGTTTGGTTTGTTGGTTATTATGTTGTTGTTGGTGAATAAAACTTTGCAACGTATAGCTCAGGCAAACGGAATTGTAATTGAAAAAGAAGATGTTGTTAAAAGAACTCCAATATGGAAAGCTTTTGTGCAAAATCAATTTTTAGTTTTAGTGACCGCTATCTTTTTGCTGTTAGGTAGTGCGTATTTTGCTTATGGTTGGATGATGCAGGTTGGTGTTGATCAGGGTTATGCTCCAATTCAGCCAATTCATTATTCTCACAAGATTCATGCTGGTGATAATAAAATTGAGTGTAAGTATTGTCACTCTTCGGCAAGAGTTTCTAAAACGTCTGGTATACCTTCGTTGAACGTTTGTATGAATTGTCACAAGTCAATTTATGAATATACGGGTAATCCAGAAGGGCCTTCTCAAGAGGATTTGGAAAATGGTTATACCAACGATTTTTATACTGGAGAAATCAAGAAATTATATAAAGCAGTTGGTTGGGATGAGCAGAACCAAAAATATACTGGCGAAAGTCAGCCAATAGAATGGGTTAGAATTCATAATCTTCCTGATTTTGCTTACTTCAATCACTCGCAGCATGTTTCTGTTGCAGGGGTGGAATGTCAAACTTGTCATGGACCTGTTGAGGAAATGGAAATAATGGAGCAATATTCTCCGTTGACTATGGGTTGGTGTATTGACTGTCACAGAGAGACCAATGTTAAAGTTGAAGGTAATGAGTATTACGAGAAAATTCATGCAGAGCTTTCTAAGAAGTACGGTGTGGAGAATTTAACAGCTGCTCAGTTGGGTGGACTGGAATGTGGTAAATGTCACTATTAA
- a CDS encoding TAT-variant-translocated molybdopterin oxidoreductase, which produces MASNKKYWKNEAELNPNDSIVEALKQNEFVEQIPVDDFLGDKETLSSTNTNRRDFLKYVGFSTAAASLAACEGPVVKSIPYVVLPENIVPGVANYYATTIANGFDFASILIKTREGRPIKVENNTLAKIGGSANARVQGSVLSLYDSTRLQGPMANGEAVEWGVLKATVKAKMGGLKGSAKKIAILTQTYASPSTDRLMSDLVAANENVIHVTYDAISEDAALTAFENKYGERALADYDFEKAELIVSFGADFIADWQGGGYDAAYSRGRVPKNGKMSRHVQLEANMSLTGANADKRVAMKPSAQKVVLAKLYGKLNGTSVGGNTSEYDALVDSIAAEIKKAGSNAVVVTGLDDVNAQAVVLAINEMLSSKAYDAAAPKYIRKGSVKAVNALIADMKAGRVGALLMDGVNPVYSLPNAADFKEGLEKVDLSVAFSTNWNETTEAVQYVGATNHYLESWGDIQIKKGHYSLMQPTIKELFDTKQFQTVVLELLGSEQTYYDYIKETWSSSVLNGASWNQALQDGVFSADAMVVNAEGATQNIVATEDVTEVVTNTSLASAVRSLANTTSDGMELTLYSKVGMGDGQQASNPWLQEFPDPITRVSWDNYVTISKADAAELGVENVNVANGGMDGSYVKLTVNGVSLEQVPVVVQPGQAKGTVGLSFGYGKKVGLKEDMQTGVNAFELYDGFNANQSVSVEKVAGNHEFACIQLHKTLMGRGDIIKETTLEIFNTKDHAEWNEVPVVSLDHQEVPATSVDLWDSFDRTIGHHFNMSIDLNACTGCGSCVIACHAENNVPVVGKAEVRKSRDMHWLRIDRYYSSEETFEGDNAKKDGFDGLSGDNGSLGGFGELEDPSANPQVAFQPVMCQHCNHAPCETVCPVAATSHGRQGQNQMAYNRCVGTRYCANNCPYKVRRFNWFLYNNNDEFDFHMNNDLGKMVLNPDVNVRSRGVIEKCSMCIQKTQKTILDAKRDGRVIEDGEFQTACSSACSNGAIVFGDVNDEKSKVAELKESDRMYHLLEHVGTQPNVFYHVKVRNTNEA; this is translated from the coding sequence ATGGCATCAAACAAAAAATATTGGAAGAACGAGGCGGAGTTAAATCCTAACGATTCCATTGTTGAGGCGCTTAAGCAGAACGAATTTGTAGAGCAGATTCCTGTGGATGATTTCTTGGGTGACAAGGAAACGTTGTCTTCTACAAATACAAATCGTAGAGATTTCTTGAAGTATGTTGGGTTTAGTACTGCGGCTGCTTCTTTGGCGGCATGTGAGGGTCCGGTTGTAAAATCGATTCCTTATGTTGTTTTGCCTGAAAATATAGTTCCTGGGGTTGCGAATTATTACGCAACTACAATTGCTAATGGTTTTGATTTTGCTAGCATATTAATAAAGACCCGAGAGGGGCGTCCTATTAAGGTTGAGAATAACACTTTGGCTAAAATTGGTGGATCTGCAAATGCAAGAGTTCAGGGTTCTGTTCTTTCTTTGTATGATAGTACTAGGTTACAGGGGCCTATGGCAAATGGTGAAGCTGTTGAATGGGGTGTATTAAAGGCGACGGTTAAGGCTAAGATGGGTGGACTTAAAGGTTCAGCTAAAAAAATAGCTATACTTACGCAGACATATGCAAGTCCGTCAACAGATCGTTTAATGTCTGATTTGGTTGCTGCAAATGAAAATGTTATTCATGTTACTTATGATGCAATTTCTGAAGATGCCGCTTTAACTGCTTTTGAAAATAAATATGGTGAGCGTGCTTTAGCTGATTATGATTTTGAGAAAGCAGAACTGATAGTTTCTTTTGGTGCTGATTTTATTGCTGATTGGCAAGGTGGTGGTTATGATGCTGCTTATTCTAGAGGTCGTGTGCCTAAGAATGGTAAGATGTCAAGACACGTGCAGTTAGAGGCTAATATGTCATTAACTGGAGCTAATGCAGATAAACGTGTGGCTATGAAGCCAAGTGCGCAAAAAGTGGTTTTAGCAAAATTATACGGAAAATTAAATGGTACTTCTGTTGGTGGTAACACTTCAGAGTATGATGCATTGGTTGATTCCATTGCTGCTGAAATAAAGAAGGCAGGATCTAATGCAGTTGTTGTAACTGGTTTGGATGATGTTAATGCTCAAGCGGTTGTTTTGGCAATTAATGAAATGCTTTCTAGTAAGGCTTATGATGCTGCGGCGCCTAAGTATATTAGAAAAGGTAGTGTAAAAGCGGTGAATGCTCTTATAGCCGATATGAAGGCTGGTAGAGTTGGTGCTTTGTTAATGGATGGTGTAAATCCTGTCTATTCTTTGCCTAATGCCGCTGATTTTAAAGAAGGTTTGGAAAAGGTTGATCTTTCGGTTGCTTTCTCTACTAACTGGAATGAAACTACAGAGGCGGTGCAATATGTAGGTGCTACAAATCACTACTTAGAGTCTTGGGGAGATATTCAGATCAAAAAGGGGCATTACAGTTTAATGCAGCCTACTATTAAAGAATTGTTTGATACAAAGCAGTTTCAAACTGTAGTTTTAGAACTACTTGGAAGCGAGCAAACGTATTATGATTATATAAAAGAAACTTGGTCTTCATCTGTGCTTAATGGTGCAAGTTGGAATCAAGCATTGCAAGATGGTGTTTTCAGTGCCGATGCAATGGTGGTGAACGCAGAGGGTGCTACACAAAATATTGTGGCAACAGAAGATGTAACTGAGGTTGTAACCAATACTTCTTTAGCTTCTGCTGTGCGTAGTTTGGCAAATACCACTAGTGATGGAATGGAACTTACTTTGTATTCTAAAGTAGGTATGGGTGATGGTCAGCAAGCAAGTAATCCTTGGTTGCAAGAGTTTCCTGATCCAATTACAAGAGTATCTTGGGATAACTATGTTACTATTTCTAAAGCAGATGCTGCTGAATTAGGTGTAGAGAACGTTAATGTAGCCAATGGCGGTATGGACGGTAGCTATGTAAAGCTTACTGTTAATGGTGTTAGTTTGGAGCAAGTCCCTGTAGTTGTTCAGCCAGGGCAAGCTAAAGGTACAGTAGGTCTTTCTTTTGGTTACGGTAAGAAAGTGGGCTTAAAAGAAGATATGCAGACAGGGGTTAATGCCTTTGAATTGTATGATGGTTTTAATGCTAATCAATCTGTAAGTGTAGAAAAAGTAGCAGGTAACCATGAGTTTGCTTGTATTCAATTGCATAAAACCCTTATGGGTAGAGGTGATATCATAAAGGAAACTACTTTAGAGATATTTAATACTAAAGATCATGCTGAATGGAACGAAGTTCCTGTGGTTTCTTTAGATCACCAAGAAGTTCCTGCAACTTCTGTTGATTTGTGGGATAGCTTTGATCGTACCATTGGGCATCATTTTAATATGTCAATCGACTTGAATGCTTGTACCGGTTGTGGTTCTTGTGTTATCGCTTGTCATGCTGAGAATAATGTACCTGTAGTTGGTAAGGCAGAGGTAAGAAAGTCAAGAGATATGCACTGGTTGCGTATTGATAGATATTATTCTTCGGAAGAGACTTTTGAAGGTGATAATGCAAAGAAAGATGGCTTTGATGGTTTGTCTGGTGATAACGGTTCTTTAGGTGGTTTTGGTGAGTTGGAAGATCCTTCTGCGAATCCACAAGTTGCCTTTCAGCCTGTAATGTGTCAGCACTGTAACCATGCGCCTTGTGAAACTGTTTGTCCTGTAGCGGCGACTTCACATGGTAGACAAGGTCAAAATCAAATGGCTTATAATAGATGTGTAGGTACAAGATATTGTGCTAACAACTGTCCTTATAAAGTACGTAGATTTAACTGGTTCTTATATAATAATAATGACGAGTTCGATTTCCATATGAATAACGATTTGGGTAAAATGGTATTAAACCCAGATGTAAACGTTCGTTCTAGAGGTGTTATTGAGAAATGTTCTATGTGTATTCAGAAAACACAAAAAACAATTCTTGACGCTAAGAGAGATGGTCGTGTTATTGAAGATGGAGAATTCCAAACAGCTTGTTCTTCTGCATGTAGTAACGGTGCCATTGTATTTGGTGATGTTAATGATGAGAAGAGTAAAGTTGCGGAATTAAAAGAAAGTGACCGCATGTATCACTTATTGGAGCATGTGGGTACTCAACCAAATGTTTTCTACCATGTTAAGGTTAGAAACACCAACGAAGCATAA
- the nrfD gene encoding NrfD/PsrC family molybdoenzyme membrane anchor subunit, producing the protein MASHYEAPIRKPLVTGDKGYHDVTVDIAAPVEGRANKHWWIVFSIALVAFLWGVGCIIYTVSTGIGTWGLNKSVNWAWDITNFVWWVGIGHAGTLISAVLLLFRQKWRMAINRSAEAMTIFSVVQAGLFPIIHMGRPWLAYWVLPIPNQFGSLWVNFNSPLLWDVFAISTYLSVSLVFWWTGLLPDFAMIRDRAVLPFQKKIYSLLSFGWSGRAKDWQRFEEVSLVLAGLATPLVLSVHTIVSFDFATSVIPGWHTTIFPPYFVAGAIFSGFAMVNTLLIIMRKVCHLENYITVQHIELMNIVIMLTGSIVGCAYITELFMAWYSGVEYEQYAFLNRATGPYWWAYWSMMTCNVFSPQFMWFKKLRTSIMFSFFISIVVNIGMWFERFVIIVTSLHRDYLPSSWTMFSPTFVDIGIFVGTIGFFFVLFLLYSRTFPVIAQAEVKSILKSSGQKYKVLRDAGKPLYEIKETKVEIKEPITDDVLMGEVVPTVGDKVGVSDLLSAVGTFDATTQQADDLKKVKGIGPQMEATLNEIGIYTFAQVARMTESEYNLLDSITGSFPGRAQRDDWAGQASILLNNKR; encoded by the coding sequence ATGGCGTCGCATTACGAAGCACCTATACGTAAACCCTTAGTAACTGGAGACAAAGGCTACCACGATGTAACAGTGGATATTGCCGCACCAGTAGAAGGCAGAGCTAATAAGCACTGGTGGATAGTTTTTTCCATTGCTCTAGTAGCATTTCTTTGGGGAGTAGGTTGTATTATTTATACGGTCTCTACCGGTATCGGTACTTGGGGTCTTAACAAGTCTGTAAACTGGGCTTGGGATATTACCAACTTCGTTTGGTGGGTAGGTATCGGTCATGCTGGTACGTTGATCTCGGCGGTATTATTGTTGTTCCGTCAAAAATGGAGAATGGCAATTAACCGTTCTGCAGAGGCAATGACAATTTTCTCTGTAGTTCAAGCAGGTTTGTTTCCAATTATTCACATGGGTCGTCCATGGTTGGCATATTGGGTACTTCCTATTCCGAATCAATTTGGTTCATTATGGGTAAACTTTAACTCTCCGCTTCTTTGGGATGTATTTGCAATATCAACCTACTTGTCAGTATCGTTGGTGTTCTGGTGGACAGGTTTGCTTCCTGATTTTGCTATGATTCGTGATAGGGCTGTATTGCCTTTCCAAAAGAAAATATATAGCTTATTAAGTTTTGGTTGGAGTGGTCGTGCTAAAGATTGGCAACGATTTGAAGAAGTTTCATTGGTTCTTGCGGGTCTTGCAACGCCTTTGGTATTATCTGTACACACTATTGTATCTTTTGATTTTGCTACATCGGTTATACCTGGTTGGCATACAACAATCTTTCCGCCTTACTTCGTTGCTGGGGCAATCTTCTCTGGTTTCGCAATGGTGAATACCTTGTTGATTATTATGAGAAAGGTGTGTCACTTGGAAAATTATATTACGGTTCAACATATTGAACTAATGAATATTGTAATCATGTTAACTGGTTCTATTGTAGGTTGTGCTTACATTACAGAGTTATTCATGGCTTGGTATTCAGGTGTAGAATATGAGCAGTACGCTTTCTTGAACAGAGCAACCGGTCCTTACTGGTGGGCATACTGGTCAATGATGACTTGTAATGTATTCTCTCCACAATTCATGTGGTTCAAAAAATTAAGAACAAGTATTATGTTCTCTTTCTTCATCTCTATCGTAGTAAACATAGGTATGTGGTTCGAAAGATTCGTGATTATTGTAACCTCTTTGCATAGAGATTACCTTCCGTCATCTTGGACAATGTTCTCGCCAACATTTGTAGATATAGGTATATTTGTCGGTACAATTGGTTTCTTCTTTGTATTGTTCTTATTGTATTCTAGGACATTCCCTGTAATTGCACAGGCAGAGGTTAAATCTATCTTGAAATCTTCAGGGCAGAAATACAAGGTGTTAAGAGATGCTGGTAAGCCACTTTATGAAATTAAAGAAACTAAAGTAGAGATTAAAGAACCAATTACCGATGATGTTCTGATGGGGGAAGTTGTTCCTACGGTAGGTGATAAAGTAGGGGTTTCTGATTTATTGAGTGCAGTTGGTACATTTGATGCTACAACGCAACAGGCCGATGATTTGAAGAAAGTTAAAGGTATTGGTCCGCAAATGGAAGCTACTTTAAATGAAATAGGAATTTACACTTTTGCTCAAGTTGCTAGAATGACTGAGAGTGAATACAATTTGTTGGATTCTATTACAGGTTCTTTTCCAGGAAGAGCACAACGTGATGACTGGGCAGGACAAGCATCAATTTTATTAAATAACAAAAGATAA
- a CDS encoding DUF3341 domain-containing protein — MASKVIHAFYDDDDVLMLAVKKVKAAKLHIEEVYCPFPVHGLDKAMGLAPTRLAITAFLYGCVGLTVATLMMNFIMIEDWPQDIGGKPSFSYLENLPAFVPIMFELTVFFAAHLMVITFYLRSRLWPFKEAENPDVRTTDDHFLMEIEIHDNEQELRDLLMNTGAVEINISEKNSH; from the coding sequence ATGGCATCTAAAGTTATACACGCTTTTTACGATGATGATGATGTGCTAATGCTTGCCGTTAAAAAGGTTAAAGCAGCAAAACTTCATATAGAGGAGGTATATTGTCCTTTTCCTGTTCACGGCTTGGATAAGGCTATGGGCTTGGCTCCAACTAGATTAGCTATAACAGCTTTCTTATATGGTTGTGTTGGTCTTACAGTGGCAACTCTTATGATGAATTTTATCATGATCGAAGATTGGCCACAAGATATAGGTGGTAAGCCAAGTTTTAGCTACCTGGAGAACTTACCAGCTTTCGTTCCTATTATGTTCGAATTAACGGTTTTCTTCGCAGCTCACTTAATGGTAATTACTTTCTATCTAAGAAGTAGATTATGGCCTTTTAAAGAAGCTGAAAATCCTGATGTAAGAACTACGGATGATCATTTTTTAATGGAGATTGAAATCCATGACAACGAGCAAGAATTAAGAGATTTATTGATGAATACTGGTGCAGTTGAAATTAATATATCTGAAAAAAACAGTCATTAA
- a CDS encoding c-type cytochrome: MNSFKKLTILFGLAIVVTSCQTEGSRNYQYMPNMYESVGYEAYGEADFLPNQSEAMLPPANTINRGWLPYEIENSPEGKELARLQGSPLDSINVETNLAKGGQLYTIYCAICHGDKGDGKGTLVKREKILGVPSYADPVRNLTVGSTYYTIHYGLNSMGSYASQMNTEEMWQVSEYVMTLKQDLTK, from the coding sequence ATGAACAGTTTTAAGAAACTAACAATATTATTCGGTTTAGCGATCGTAGTAACTTCTTGTCAAACAGAAGGGTCTAGAAACTATCAGTACATGCCAAATATGTATGAGTCTGTTGGTTACGAAGCTTATGGTGAGGCAGATTTTTTACCAAATCAATCAGAAGCTATGTTGCCACCGGCAAATACAATTAACAGAGGTTGGTTGCCTTATGAAATCGAGAATTCTCCAGAAGGTAAAGAACTAGCAAGATTACAAGGTAGTCCATTAGATTCAATTAATGTTGAAACTAATTTGGCTAAAGGCGGTCAATTGTATACAATATATTGTGCCATTTGCCATGGAGATAAAGGAGATGGTAAGGGAACTCTTGTGAAAAGAGAAAAGATACTAGGTGTTCCTAGTTATGCTGACCCAGTAAGAAACTTAACAGTAGGATCTACATATTATACAATTCATTACGGATTGAATTCAATGGGCTCTTATGCATCTCAAATGAATACAGAAGAGATGTGGCAAGTATCTGAATATGTTATGACACTGAAACAAGATTTAACCAAATAA